One Neisseria sp. Marseille-Q5346 genomic region harbors:
- a CDS encoding Gp37 family protein, translated as MSATRPVIDAVVEHLQTAIPWVIVEAFPERPSEYQFIHPTGAILVGYGGSKFTDLEHLGNIAQQRDMTLVLTVIGSNLHGDEGTLAILDEARLAIVGFRPPNCLPCHLLQERFLNEDAGAWQYELTVQTETQQVEVCKPNTNPLLIKVHGRLNGNALNPDLKPKENS; from the coding sequence GTGAGTGCGACACGTCCTGTTATTGACGCGGTAGTTGAGCATTTGCAGACGGCCATTCCATGGGTCATCGTGGAAGCGTTCCCCGAAAGGCCGTCTGAATACCAGTTTATCCACCCGACCGGTGCGATTTTGGTGGGCTACGGTGGCAGTAAGTTCACTGATTTGGAACATTTGGGCAACATTGCCCAGCAGCGCGACATGACGCTGGTGTTAACCGTTATCGGCAGCAATCTGCACGGCGATGAAGGCACGCTGGCGATTTTAGACGAAGCCCGGTTGGCGATTGTCGGCTTCCGCCCTCCAAACTGTCTGCCGTGTCATTTATTGCAAGAGCGTTTTTTAAACGAAGATGCCGGTGCATGGCAGTATGAGCTGACCGTTCAGACGGAAACTCAACAAGTCGAAGTTTGTAAGCCCAATACCAATCCCTTGCTCATTAAGGTGCATGGCCGCTTGAATGGAAATGCATTAAACCCTGATTTAAAACCTAAGGAGAATTCATAA
- a CDS encoding 2-oxoacid:acceptor oxidoreductase: MKKLFEIFKSGTRTDNNGRKVTITDADVAQAAAAYDPKLHEAPLVIGHPKTDAPAYGWVGSLQADGGVLSADFAQMDDDFVSLVQSGRYKKVSASFYPPDSPSNPKPGSWYLRHVGFLGAQPPAVKGLSAINFAEDDEYVEFSEYAHRRTASIFRRLREWLIEQYDAATADKVVADWEIRDIEESADWQPEPPTPAFADPVTPNESQTHENKETSMSPEEQLAAEKAAREQAEAKAAAAEAELKRLQDEQDQALREGQHDQNAEFAEALVKEGRLKPADKDLVVQVLDFAEYPEHTSVDFGEGSTIGEALRQFLRNLPEVLPSGHYTKGTTPIASSGLPADFAEAANPDALSHHERAVALAAKEGISYEEAARRTAV, translated from the coding sequence GTGAAAAAGTTGTTTGAAATTTTTAAATCCGGCACGCGTACTGACAATAACGGCCGAAAAGTGACGATTACCGATGCGGATGTGGCTCAGGCAGCTGCGGCTTATGATCCAAAGCTGCATGAAGCACCACTGGTTATCGGCCATCCGAAGACCGATGCTCCGGCCTATGGCTGGGTGGGCAGTCTGCAAGCCGATGGTGGTGTGCTGTCAGCCGATTTTGCGCAAATGGACGATGATTTTGTCAGTCTTGTACAAAGCGGCCGCTACAAAAAAGTGTCGGCCAGTTTCTATCCGCCCGACAGCCCGAGCAATCCGAAGCCAGGCTCTTGGTATCTGCGCCATGTCGGTTTTCTCGGTGCGCAACCACCTGCGGTAAAAGGTTTATCCGCCATTAATTTTGCTGAAGACGATGAGTATGTCGAGTTTTCCGAATATGCACACCGCCGCACGGCCTCGATTTTCCGCCGTCTGCGTGAGTGGCTGATTGAGCAGTACGACGCGGCCACCGCCGATAAAGTAGTTGCCGATTGGGAAATTCGCGACATTGAAGAATCGGCAGACTGGCAGCCCGAACCGCCCACACCGGCATTTGCCGACCCTGTAACCCCAAACGAATCTCAAACCCATGAAAACAAGGAGACCTCTATGTCGCCCGAAGAACAACTGGCAGCCGAAAAAGCCGCCCGTGAACAAGCCGAAGCTAAGGCAGCCGCTGCGGAAGCAGAGCTGAAACGCTTGCAAGACGAGCAAGACCAAGCCTTGCGTGAAGGTCAACATGATCAGAATGCCGAATTTGCCGAAGCCTTGGTAAAAGAAGGCCGTCTGAAACCCGCTGATAAGGATTTGGTGGTGCAGGTATTGGACTTCGCAGAATACCCCGAACATACCAGCGTCGATTTTGGCGAAGGCAGCACCATTGGCGAAGCGTTGCGCCAATTCTTGCGCAACCTGCCGGAAGTATTGCCAAGCGGCCACTATACCAAAGGGACTACTCCTATAGCTTCCTCCGGACTGCCGGCCGATTTTGCCGAAGCGGCTAATCCTGATGCGCTGAGCCATCACGAACGTGCTGTGGCTTTAGCAGCTAAAGAAGGCATCAGCTACGAAGAAGCGGCACGCCGTACCGCCGTTTAA
- a CDS encoding Gp49 family protein, with the protein MSLKITPQEIENKIDKADYHRVGETTAIVCSLTLKSGFVVIGKAACFSHDIFDEQMGCELAYQDAIRHLWELEAYRLKENAVMQKVEV; encoded by the coding sequence ATGAGCTTAAAGATTACACCTCAAGAAATTGAAAACAAGATTGATAAGGCTGATTATCACCGTGTGGGTGAGACAACTGCAATCGTTTGCTCGTTGACCCTGAAATCAGGTTTTGTCGTGATTGGTAAGGCGGCTTGTTTTAGCCACGATATTTTTGACGAACAAATGGGCTGTGAATTGGCATACCAAGATGCTATTCGCCATCTGTGGGAATTGGAAGCTTATCGTTTGAAAGAAAATGCAGTTATGCAGAAAGTAGAGGTTTAA
- a CDS encoding phage major tail tube protein, with protein MAQLNAIYNANVYIDGNNLLGKAAEITAPEVEFTMDEVTGLGLFGTIKLPSGMEALESEITWNSFYPEVAARSKNPFKAVQLMIRSNLQTFDAAGLQKEVPMVTTMTGTFGKDALGGFKPKEKAEFSSTFHVNEVRQVADGRELFYYNSFNNILRVDGVDVLAQMRKNIGA; from the coding sequence ATGGCGCAATTAAATGCAATTTACAATGCCAACGTCTATATCGACGGCAACAATCTACTGGGCAAGGCGGCAGAAATTACCGCGCCTGAAGTCGAGTTCACCATGGATGAAGTCACCGGCTTGGGTCTTTTCGGTACGATCAAGCTGCCAAGCGGCATGGAGGCTTTGGAATCCGAAATCACATGGAACAGCTTTTATCCCGAAGTGGCCGCACGCAGCAAGAATCCGTTTAAAGCGGTGCAGCTGATGATTCGTTCTAACCTGCAAACATTCGACGCAGCAGGTTTGCAGAAAGAAGTGCCGATGGTCACTACCATGACCGGCACATTCGGCAAAGATGCGTTGGGTGGCTTTAAACCGAAAGAAAAGGCAGAGTTTTCCAGCACCTTCCATGTAAATGAAGTACGCCAAGTCGCTGATGGTCGAGAGCTCTTCTACTACAACTCCTTCAATAATATTCTGCGCGTGGACGGCGTAGATGTATTGGCACAGATGCGTAAAAACATCGGTGCATAA
- a CDS encoding regulatory protein GemA — protein METAKAKKQRLIRLIHVGKTQLMMADSEYRTLLANISRGKTSSTKLSVDELELVVTALKARGFVVTTKAQAKSDKPDIKVRPAHPAVDGQIKKIRALWLELHGIGAVRNPSELALGRFVKRMVGVDYHGWLDIDNAQKVIEHLKQWLLREERKLEVLSG, from the coding sequence ATGGAAACGGCAAAAGCGAAAAAACAGCGTTTAATCCGTCTGATTCACGTCGGTAAAACGCAGTTGATGATGGCCGATAGCGAGTACCGTACGCTATTGGCCAATATTTCGCGCGGGAAAACGAGCAGCACTAAGTTGTCGGTCGATGAGTTAGAACTGGTGGTAACGGCTCTGAAGGCGCGTGGTTTTGTAGTAACGACAAAAGCGCAGGCTAAAAGTGACAAGCCGGATATTAAAGTCCGGCCTGCCCATCCTGCAGTTGATGGCCAAATTAAAAAAATACGTGCGTTATGGCTTGAGCTACACGGTATCGGTGCAGTAAGAAATCCGTCCGAGCTGGCTTTGGGCAGATTTGTAAAGCGTATGGTCGGCGTTGATTATCATGGCTGGCTTGATATTGATAATGCACAGAAGGTCATTGAACACTTGAAACAATGGTTGTTACGCGAGGAAAGAAAACTGGAGGTGCTAAGTGGCTGA
- a CDS encoding Mor transcription activator family protein, protein MADERVPELVTDLEDQMSACLCSELPMLDKTQAKVVSKKVARFITDNWGGQLIYIPKNHIGKVSERDQQVYREFNGKNHAALSKKFDLTVQQIYRIVKAVGDAERSKRQTDLFG, encoded by the coding sequence GTGGCTGATGAACGCGTACCCGAGCTGGTGACCGATTTGGAAGACCAAATGTCTGCCTGTTTATGTTCTGAGCTGCCGATGTTGGATAAAACTCAGGCGAAGGTGGTAAGTAAGAAGGTGGCAAGATTCATTACGGACAACTGGGGAGGCCAATTGATTTATATCCCGAAGAACCATATCGGCAAGGTATCGGAAAGAGACCAACAGGTATATCGGGAATTTAATGGTAAGAATCATGCAGCGTTAAGTAAGAAATTTGATTTAACTGTTCAACAAATCTATCGCATTGTGAAAGCAGTCGGAGATGCGGAAAGGTCGAAAAGACAGACTGATTTGTTTGGATAA
- a CDS encoding DUF3164 family protein: MNELDLSKYRKDAKGNLVPVDNIKEMDLLRDELVMELAGKARSVQEKIVDFKRGAVEDIAAFVQLSADRYDVSLGGKKGNVTLHSFDGQYRVNLAMQDTLVFDEGLLAAKALIDECINEWTEGSRTELKTLINAAFQVDKEGNISTARVLGLRRLAIKDEKWQRAMDALSDSLQVHTSKQFVRIYERGQDGEYQLMNLDIAKV, translated from the coding sequence ATTTGAGCAAATACCGCAAAGATGCCAAAGGTAATTTGGTGCCGGTAGACAATATTAAGGAAATGGATTTATTGCGCGACGAGCTGGTCATGGAGCTGGCAGGAAAGGCTCGGTCGGTACAAGAAAAGATTGTGGATTTCAAACGTGGTGCTGTTGAGGATATTGCGGCCTTTGTACAGCTCTCCGCCGACCGTTACGACGTATCGTTGGGCGGCAAGAAAGGCAATGTCACTCTTCACAGCTTCGACGGGCAATATCGTGTAAATCTTGCTATGCAGGACACACTGGTCTTTGATGAAGGTCTGCTTGCCGCCAAGGCCTTGATTGATGAGTGCATCAATGAGTGGACCGAGGGTAGCCGGACGGAGTTGAAAACGCTCATTAATGCGGCATTCCAGGTTGATAAAGAAGGCAATATCTCTACTGCTCGTGTTCTTGGGCTGCGCCGGTTGGCAATTAAAGATGAGAAATGGCAACGCGCTATGGATGCTTTGAGCGATAGTTTGCAAGTTCATACAAGCAAGCAATTTGTACGAATTTACGAACGTGGTCAAGACGGCGAGTATCAGCTGATGAACTTGGATATTGCGAAAGTGTGA
- a CDS encoding HU family DNA-binding protein: MHKTELVAALAEKANVSKSTAADVLNAFETVVTNELIAGGEVRLTGFGTFYVVDKAERQGRNPKTGEALVIAAHTTPKFKAGTDLKKAVNP, from the coding sequence ATGCATAAAACTGAATTGGTGGCCGCATTGGCCGAAAAAGCAAACGTAAGCAAATCTACTGCAGCTGATGTCTTGAATGCCTTTGAGACTGTTGTGACTAACGAGCTGATTGCCGGTGGCGAGGTTCGATTAACCGGTTTCGGTACGTTCTATGTTGTAGACAAGGCAGAACGTCAAGGTCGTAACCCTAAGACCGGCGAGGCATTGGTCATCGCTGCCCATACTACGCCTAAATTTAAAGCCGGTACGGATTTGAAAAAAGCAGTCAATCCATAG
- a CDS encoding GpE family phage tail protein has translation MSRKEADDRLLKAAADLAWWFGWSMQEVYALPLDEFEDWQKEATRQIKAGYGRIGGI, from the coding sequence TTGAGTAGAAAAGAAGCCGATGATCGGCTCTTAAAAGCGGCTGCTGATCTGGCATGGTGGTTTGGCTGGAGTATGCAGGAGGTATACGCGCTGCCGCTGGATGAATTTGAAGACTGGCAGAAAGAAGCAACCCGCCAAATTAAGGCGGGTTACGGAAGAATCGGGGGGATTTAA
- a CDS encoding phage tail protein, with protein MYAMLGDVRFETLQSFSSLEAQHSAKFAKHEVLKGRPRLQAMENELTTLRFGLKLHWMLGNPDTAYKGLLAALEAQQAVSLVYGSGRFVGWFVIESLTERTLIQDSKGRTAARELDVELTEFVGDPNNPLPTPAIISGKQNPLLSLLPESVQAQASEVIKAVETGVKIYRAAESGIEQVQGIITAAKELKNDPAGLLHLVGDALGVAAPVLQNLNGIGEVTAVVGDLTSATKLAEQLGMAGNALGNTVASLRSGYESGSVGGWLDAAGSSIMTATEAMANGASAVETLTGWLATRSDS; from the coding sequence ATGTATGCAATGTTGGGCGACGTGAGATTTGAGACCTTGCAAAGTTTTTCCAGCCTGGAAGCGCAGCACTCGGCCAAGTTTGCCAAGCATGAAGTGCTTAAGGGAAGACCACGCCTGCAGGCGATGGAAAATGAGCTGACCACGCTGAGATTTGGGTTAAAGTTGCATTGGATGTTGGGCAATCCTGACACGGCCTACAAGGGCTTGCTGGCTGCTCTGGAGGCGCAGCAAGCGGTGTCGTTGGTTTATGGTTCAGGTCGATTTGTCGGTTGGTTTGTAATTGAAAGCCTGACCGAGCGCACGTTGATTCAGGATAGCAAAGGCCGTACCGCCGCACGTGAGTTGGACGTTGAGTTGACTGAATTTGTCGGCGACCCAAATAACCCACTGCCAACACCAGCGATTATCAGTGGCAAACAAAATCCATTACTGTCCCTGCTGCCCGAGTCGGTTCAGGCACAGGCGTCTGAGGTAATCAAAGCGGTTGAGACAGGAGTAAAAATTTATAGGGCTGCAGAAAGTGGCATTGAACAAGTGCAAGGCATTATTACAGCGGCGAAAGAGCTAAAAAATGATCCTGCCGGGCTTTTGCACTTAGTCGGTGATGCACTTGGTGTTGCTGCGCCGGTTCTACAAAACTTGAACGGCATTGGAGAAGTAACGGCTGTTGTTGGTGACTTGACGAGCGCAACAAAACTGGCAGAGCAGCTCGGTATGGCTGGAAATGCGCTTGGTAATACGGTGGCAAGCCTAAGATCGGGTTATGAGAGCGGTTCAGTCGGAGGTTGGTTGGATGCCGCCGGGTCATCCATTATGACGGCAACAGAGGCGATGGCGAATGGAGCGTCAGCAGTTGAAACTTTGACTGGATGGCTTGCAACACGGAGTGATTCATGA
- a CDS encoding phage tail tape measure protein, whose product MANGLTLGITVGASVGAAVAGIKSVKSSLDVLDKASANLAKRQKMLGQTLENPLRMTRSRVGELKREYDQLGRAIAKIDAKRTDVALLQQKRQQHYDKRNSFKDEILGAATAAGSIAVPVKLAVEFESSMADVRKVIDFDTPQQFKEMEQDILRLTRTIPMAGSELAKIAASGGQLGIARKDISSFTETIAKMSVAFDMSAEQAGESMAKLANVYQIPITQIGKLGDAINHLSNSSPAKASEIVNALGRVGGVAKQFGLTELQTASLSSAFIALGRTPEVAGTAINGMLTKLMTADKQGKKFQAVLEGMGTDSKALKKAIAENGEQALIDFLKQIEKLPKENQMGALVDLFGLEYADDVAALVGGLDTYKKSIEELKKTGKGGTPEFMGSMEKEFAARSATTANNWQLLKNGLVEIGITIGSVLLPALNQGMNAIKPLVNGFADWAAKNPEFANSLFYVVAGLASLKAGSFVFRFLSNEIGGLMTSFRLAKTLLGADWMATVLRFKSGVGFLAKGFGLLKTVFSVFGSGIMSVLRFLPMLASGFLKLGMALMANPIFLALGLLAVAAYLLYNNWSEVVGGAKALWQSLVTFFSGLWAKITAFFSSGIGNIAETILNFSPLGLFYQAFAGVMSWFGVTLPSTFSGFGRMLIQGLINGIKSAAAAVYNTIASIGNSIKAKFQAVMDIHSPSREFRRFGGFITQGLDIGIRRTASRPIGTIGTWAGRLKDSFTNRVGQLRADVAARVSGHRADFEQARQAASAPGGVTIHFNPTINAPGGNPAQIQTALQMGLREFETLFQRMMADRERRAF is encoded by the coding sequence ATGGCAAACGGTTTAACGCTGGGTATTACCGTCGGCGCATCCGTCGGTGCGGCGGTGGCCGGAATAAAATCTGTCAAATCTTCTTTAGATGTACTGGATAAAGCCAGTGCGAATTTGGCTAAGCGTCAAAAAATGCTTGGACAAACCTTAGAAAACCCGTTGCGTATGACTCGTAGTCGTGTTGGAGAGTTAAAACGGGAATACGATCAACTTGGACGTGCGATTGCCAAAATTGATGCCAAGCGTACCGATGTTGCTCTTTTGCAGCAAAAACGCCAGCAGCATTACGATAAGCGTAATAGCTTTAAAGATGAAATCTTAGGTGCAGCTACTGCTGCTGGTTCAATCGCCGTCCCAGTAAAGTTGGCAGTAGAGTTTGAGTCATCGATGGCTGATGTACGAAAAGTCATTGATTTTGACACGCCGCAGCAATTCAAGGAAATGGAGCAGGACATCTTAAGGTTGACCAGAACCATTCCGATGGCTGGCAGTGAGCTGGCCAAAATCGCAGCATCGGGAGGTCAGTTAGGGATTGCGCGTAAAGACATTTCCTCTTTTACTGAAACCATTGCCAAAATGTCGGTAGCTTTCGATATGTCTGCCGAACAAGCTGGCGAGAGCATGGCCAAGCTGGCGAATGTTTACCAAATACCAATTACCCAAATAGGGAAACTTGGTGACGCCATCAACCATTTGTCTAACAGCAGCCCGGCCAAAGCTTCGGAAATTGTCAATGCACTCGGTCGTGTTGGTGGCGTGGCTAAGCAGTTCGGTCTGACCGAACTTCAGACGGCCTCGCTTTCTAGTGCTTTTATCGCTTTGGGTAGGACGCCGGAAGTAGCAGGTACAGCCATCAACGGTATGTTGACCAAGTTGATGACAGCTGATAAGCAGGGCAAGAAATTCCAGGCGGTTCTGGAAGGCATGGGTACTGATTCCAAAGCCTTGAAAAAAGCGATTGCCGAAAATGGCGAACAAGCCTTGATAGATTTTTTGAAGCAAATTGAAAAGCTGCCTAAAGAAAATCAAATGGGTGCATTGGTTGATTTGTTCGGTTTGGAATATGCCGATGATGTGGCCGCGCTTGTGGGCGGTTTGGACACATATAAGAAGTCTATCGAAGAACTAAAAAAAACAGGTAAAGGCGGAACTCCTGAATTCATGGGCAGTATGGAAAAGGAGTTTGCTGCACGTTCGGCCACAACAGCCAATAACTGGCAACTTTTAAAAAACGGTTTGGTAGAAATTGGCATCACCATTGGCAGCGTTCTGCTGCCTGCTCTGAATCAAGGAATGAACGCTATTAAGCCGCTTGTAAACGGTTTTGCTGATTGGGCAGCTAAGAATCCTGAATTTGCAAATTCTCTTTTTTATGTGGTTGCAGGTTTGGCTTCACTCAAAGCCGGCAGTTTTGTTTTCCGTTTTCTCAGCAATGAAATTGGCGGCTTAATGACATCATTTCGTTTGGCTAAAACCTTGCTTGGTGCAGACTGGATGGCAACGGTCTTGAGATTTAAATCAGGTGTTGGCTTTTTAGCTAAAGGCTTTGGCTTATTAAAAACAGTTTTTTCTGTTTTCGGCTCCGGCATCATGTCTGTTCTTCGCTTCCTTCCTATGTTGGCTTCTGGCTTCCTTAAGTTGGGTATGGCTTTAATGGCCAATCCGATTTTTCTTGCGCTTGGCCTGTTAGCCGTTGCCGCCTATCTGCTCTACAACAATTGGTCAGAGGTCGTTGGTGGTGCAAAGGCATTATGGCAAAGCTTGGTAACATTTTTCAGTGGACTTTGGGCAAAAATCACAGCCTTCTTCAGTAGTGGCATAGGCAATATTGCAGAAACCATTCTCAATTTTTCACCACTCGGTTTGTTCTATCAGGCATTTGCTGGTGTGATGAGCTGGTTTGGAGTAACCCTACCGTCAACCTTTTCCGGCTTTGGTCGGATGCTGATTCAGGGATTGATCAATGGCATTAAATCAGCGGCGGCAGCTGTATATAACACAATTGCATCTATCGGTAATTCAATTAAGGCAAAATTCCAGGCGGTAATGGATATCCATTCTCCAAGTCGTGAATTCCGCCGTTTCGGTGGCTTTATCACTCAAGGTTTGGACATCGGTATCCGTCGCACGGCCAGTCGGCCAATCGGTACTATCGGCACATGGGCTGGCCGTCTGAAAGACAGTTTTACGAACCGTGTCGGTCAGTTACGTGCTGATGTCGCTGCGCGTGTATCCGGTCATCGTGCAGATTTCGAGCAGGCGCGGCAGGCTGCGTCCGCCCCTGGCGGTGTGACCATCCATTTTAATCCGACCATCAACGCGCCAGGTGGTAACCCTGCACAAATTCAGACGGCCTTGCAAATGGGCTTGCGCGAATTTGAAACGCTGTTTCAACGTATGATGGCCGACCGTGAACGGAGGGCTTTCTGA
- a CDS encoding tail protein X, whose amino-acid sequence MSAVLRYITKDGDRWDLIAHKHYGNALLIDGLIAANPHLPLAEEFVSGLTVFVPVLESKPKNNQADLPPWLR is encoded by the coding sequence ATGAGTGCAGTTTTACGTTATATAACTAAAGACGGTGACCGCTGGGATTTGATTGCCCATAAGCACTACGGCAACGCGCTACTGATTGACGGCCTTATTGCGGCAAATCCGCATTTGCCGTTGGCTGAAGAGTTTGTCAGTGGTTTGACAGTATTTGTTCCTGTGTTGGAAAGCAAACCTAAAAACAATCAGGCCGATTTACCGCCTTGGCTGCGTTAA
- a CDS encoding phage tail assembly protein, translating into MTEAQKLQENLGATKTVKLKYPVRLATGENLTELKLRRPRVGDLRAVAHLSSDAEQELTIFARITGLVPEDLDELDLYDYKQVQDWFRRSQEDESATIE; encoded by the coding sequence ATGACTGAAGCACAAAAACTGCAAGAAAACTTGGGTGCAACCAAAACTGTAAAGCTTAAATATCCTGTACGTTTGGCGACGGGCGAAAACCTGACCGAACTGAAACTGCGCCGTCCGCGTGTGGGTGATTTGCGTGCTGTGGCGCACTTGAGCAGCGATGCCGAGCAGGAGTTGACGATTTTCGCGCGCATCACAGGTTTGGTGCCTGAAGATTTGGACGAGCTGGATTTGTATGACTACAAACAGGTGCAAGACTGGTTTCGTCGCTCACAAGAAGACGAATCAGCCACCATTGAGTAG
- a CDS encoding phage tail sheath subtilisin-like domain-containing protein, which yields MAAAYHHGTETIRIDGGSNPVYTVDGAITAIVGTAPVGAVNELTVCQTKKDFAQFGGELTGKGFTLPDAANIWTRYASGVAYVINVCDPARHKTQVQNEVLTVDSNTLTAYTAKPALLAGYALTDGASALTEGQHYTINTLTGEIVYKTKPTAPKISYSYVDPTKVTEADIIGAYVAATGKRTGLELLSEGYNRQGADAKIIIVPNYDKTATVAAKMITVADNLNAIAYINAPEGTTLSKALEGRGPLGTINFQTSSDRAELFFPHVIGLLGMESLATHAAGLRMKTDVEQGYWFSKSNRELLGVTGVAIGLTARADDPQSETNRLNEKGITTVFNSYGTGYRMWGNRLACFPTTSHIKNFEVAQRTGDLIDESIRRAELQYVDRPIDEALLDSLLETVRTYMSTLPSIVGFSLSLDYDYDLVDAFSKGQVPIVYEYTPKIPAERLTNTSVMTRKYLANLVSGN from the coding sequence ATGGCAGCAGCCTATCATCATGGTACGGAGACCATCCGTATTGACGGTGGTTCTAATCCTGTCTATACCGTTGACGGTGCGATTACGGCTATTGTCGGTACTGCACCAGTCGGTGCGGTCAACGAATTGACTGTGTGTCAAACCAAGAAAGACTTTGCACAATTTGGCGGTGAGCTGACCGGTAAAGGCTTTACATTGCCTGACGCGGCCAATATTTGGACACGTTATGCTTCTGGTGTGGCTTATGTGATTAACGTGTGCGATCCCGCACGCCATAAGACCCAAGTACAGAACGAAGTATTGACCGTCGACAGCAATACCTTGACGGCCTATACCGCCAAACCTGCACTGCTTGCCGGTTATGCCCTGACTGACGGCGCATCCGCACTGACCGAAGGCCAGCACTACACCATCAACACGCTAACCGGCGAGATTGTGTATAAAACCAAACCGACCGCCCCGAAAATTAGTTACAGCTACGTCGACCCGACCAAAGTAACAGAGGCTGACATCATCGGTGCATATGTCGCGGCTACCGGAAAGCGTACGGGCTTGGAGCTGCTCTCAGAAGGCTACAATCGCCAAGGCGCAGATGCCAAAATCATTATTGTGCCGAATTACGACAAAACGGCTACCGTCGCCGCCAAAATGATTACCGTGGCCGACAACCTGAATGCAATTGCCTATATCAACGCACCTGAAGGCACGACCTTGAGCAAAGCTCTCGAAGGCCGTGGGCCATTGGGTACGATTAATTTTCAGACATCAAGCGACCGTGCCGAGCTGTTTTTCCCGCATGTTATCGGCCTACTGGGTATGGAATCACTGGCTACCCACGCTGCCGGTCTGCGCATGAAGACTGATGTTGAGCAGGGTTATTGGTTCAGCAAATCCAACCGCGAACTCTTGGGTGTAACCGGTGTGGCAATCGGTCTGACTGCTCGCGCCGACGACCCGCAGTCCGAAACCAACCGCCTCAACGAAAAAGGCATTACTACCGTCTTCAATAGCTACGGTACTGGGTACCGTATGTGGGGCAACCGTCTTGCCTGTTTCCCAACTACTTCTCACATCAAGAACTTTGAGGTAGCCCAACGTACCGGCGACTTGATTGACGAGTCCATCCGTCGCGCCGAGTTGCAATATGTCGACCGCCCGATTGACGAAGCCTTGCTCGACAGCCTGCTGGAAACCGTCCGTACCTACATGAGTACGTTGCCGTCCATCGTCGGCTTCTCTCTGAGTTTGGACTACGACTACGATTTGGTCGACGCATTCAGCAAAGGTCAAGTCCCCATCGTTTATGAATACACGCCGAAAATTCCGGCCGAACGCCTGACCAATACTTCGGTAATGACCCGCAAATATCTGGCCAACTTGGTCAGCGGCAATTAA
- a CDS encoding DUF1320 domain-containing protein, whose product MYYINAENMLKAMSKPELVQLTNDEPRATEPDMAVVDEAIRYASDLVDGYLRGRYPLPLKSVPTVLPPLCINIARHFLHSRRINRADFPKTVETAYNTTLKTLEAIRDGKIHIGVDTLDKEAQPEPGAYHTRGGSRIDMTGY is encoded by the coding sequence ATGTACTACATCAACGCCGAGAATATGCTCAAGGCTATGAGTAAGCCGGAATTGGTGCAGTTGACCAACGATGAGCCGCGTGCGACTGAGCCGGATATGGCGGTAGTGGATGAAGCCATCCGCTATGCCAGCGACTTGGTTGACGGCTATTTGCGTGGACGCTATCCGCTGCCTCTCAAGTCGGTGCCGACGGTGTTGCCGCCATTGTGTATCAACATTGCCCGCCATTTCCTGCACTCGCGCCGCATCAATCGGGCGGATTTTCCGAAGACGGTGGAGACTGCCTACAACACGACTCTGAAAACGTTGGAAGCCATCCGCGACGGCAAAATCCATATCGGCGTTGATACTTTGGACAAAGAGGCGCAGCCGGAGCCAGGTGCGTATCACACGCGTGGCGGTTCGCGTATTGACATGACGGGGTATTGA
- a CDS encoding capsid cement protein: MAQTKQVVLVTTITATGAIVKNRFVNFKGAQAKVGDAVLGVAPYDVETGDTAAVDVVGIAVVESGGAVAIGAGVGADAQGCAVSDPLKIVGTALTAATAAGETVRVLLKG, encoded by the coding sequence ATGGCTCAAACCAAACAAGTGGTACTGGTAACCACCATTACCGCAACAGGCGCGATTGTGAAAAACCGCTTTGTTAATTTTAAAGGCGCACAGGCTAAAGTCGGCGATGCCGTTTTGGGTGTCGCTCCATATGATGTTGAAACTGGTGATACTGCTGCAGTCGATGTGGTCGGTATCGCTGTTGTCGAATCAGGTGGCGCAGTGGCTATCGGTGCCGGAGTAGGCGCAGACGCACAAGGCTGTGCAGTATCCGATCCGCTAAAAATTGTCGGTACGGCTCTGACTGCTGCAACCGCCGCAGGTGAAACTGTTCGTGTATTGTTGAAAGGTTAA